The Hymenobacter oligotrophus genome has a window encoding:
- a CDS encoding YitT family protein, whose protein sequence is MLLQQLIVRSVLRKKYPQGLPPRYKGGGPIWRFALRLLRRQLTNTALVVAGIFSAALGLKGFLLPNGFIDGGVTGISLLTAQVTGLPLSVLILIINAPFVVLAYFHLDRVVAVKTLLAITGLAVVLWLVSFPVLTHDKLLISVFGGFFLGAGIGLTIRGGGVLDGTEILSVFVSRKSPLSVGDVILVINIFIFGVAALLLSVEAAMYSILAYLAAAKTVDFMIDGLEEYTGVTIISKRSEAIRRVLTEDLGHGVTIYSGRTGYSANGVQRQSLDIVFTAVTRLELTRLKAEVEAIDHQAFILMHSIKDTHGGVIKKKPLH, encoded by the coding sequence ATGTTGTTACAGCAGCTTATTGTTCGCAGCGTTCTGCGCAAAAAATACCCGCAAGGCTTGCCGCCCCGCTACAAGGGCGGCGGGCCCATTTGGCGCTTTGCGCTGCGCCTGCTGCGGCGGCAGCTTACCAACACGGCCTTGGTGGTAGCCGGCATTTTTTCGGCGGCCCTGGGCCTGAAGGGATTTTTGCTGCCCAACGGCTTCATCGACGGCGGCGTAACGGGCATTTCCCTGCTCACGGCGCAGGTTACCGGCCTGCCGCTTTCGGTGCTGATTCTGATCATCAACGCGCCGTTTGTGGTGCTGGCCTACTTTCACCTCGACCGCGTGGTGGCCGTGAAAACCCTGCTGGCCATTACCGGGCTGGCCGTGGTGCTGTGGCTGGTGTCCTTCCCGGTGCTCACACACGATAAGCTCCTGATTTCGGTGTTCGGCGGGTTTTTCCTAGGTGCCGGCATCGGCCTTACCATCCGGGGCGGTGGCGTGCTCGATGGCACCGAAATCCTGTCGGTGTTCGTCAGCCGCAAAAGCCCCTTAAGCGTCGGCGACGTAATTCTGGTCATCAACATTTTCATCTTCGGGGTAGCGGCGCTGCTGCTCTCGGTGGAGGCGGCCATGTACTCCATTCTGGCCTACCTGGCGGCTGCCAAAACCGTCGATTTCATGATTGATGGCCTTGAGGAGTACACCGGCGTCACCATCATCTCGAAGCGCAGCGAGGCCATCCGGCGCGTGCTCACCGAAGACCTCGGCCACGGGGTTACCATTTACAGCGGCCGCACCGGTTACAGCGCCAACGGCGTGCAGCGCCAGTCGCTCGACATCGTGTTCACGGCCGTAACCCGCCTCGAGCTCACGCGGCTCAAGGCCGAAGTAGAAGCCATCGACCACCAGGCCTTTATCCTGATGCACAGCATCAAGGACACCCACGGCGGCGTCATCAAGAAGAAGCCGCTGCACTAA
- a CDS encoding DUF3667 domain-containing protein — MAAGNFCPGCGQPRPHRLSTAHVLHELVHVFTHADKSIFGFARQVLLAPGRVFADYAAGRRKRYFSPFQFLLLAAGLATLLSVKLHYYELIGENVQRGFQLRGASAEQVRRVGEYFAAVGKYFNVWWLSLVPVHALAAWAVYRRRLNYAEAFLLLVLVGCAFQLLLLAALVSVFLVAGREPGSSTAFMQAGVYVVYLTWIGRRGLGLSWPAAIASALAVSVVGGCINYGTNMLIFRWYVFA, encoded by the coding sequence ATGGCCGCGGGTAATTTTTGCCCCGGTTGCGGCCAGCCGCGGCCCCACCGCCTGAGCACCGCCCATGTGCTGCACGAGCTGGTGCACGTGTTCACGCACGCCGACAAAAGCATTTTTGGGTTTGCCAGGCAAGTACTGCTTGCGCCGGGCCGGGTGTTTGCCGATTACGCGGCGGGGCGCCGCAAGCGGTATTTCAGTCCGTTTCAGTTTTTGCTGCTGGCGGCCGGCTTGGCCACGCTGCTCTCGGTGAAGCTGCACTATTACGAACTGATCGGCGAAAACGTGCAGCGCGGCTTTCAGCTGCGCGGAGCCTCGGCCGAGCAAGTGCGCCGCGTGGGCGAGTATTTTGCGGCAGTGGGCAAGTACTTCAACGTGTGGTGGTTGTCGTTGGTACCGGTGCACGCGCTGGCGGCGTGGGCGGTTTATCGGCGGCGCCTCAACTACGCCGAGGCGTTTCTGCTGCTGGTGCTGGTGGGGTGCGCCTTTCAGCTGTTGCTGCTGGCGGCGCTGGTTTCGGTGTTTTTGGTGGCGGGGCGCGAGCCGGGCAGCAGCACGGCCTTCATGCAGGCCGGCGTTTACGTGGTGTACCTCACCTGGATCGGGCGCCGGGGCCTCGGCCTTAGCTGGCCCGCGGCCATAGCCAGCGCGTTGGCTGTAAGCGTAGTTGGCGGCTGCATCAACTACGGCACCAACATGCTTATTTTCAGGTGGTACGTGTTTGCCTGA
- a CDS encoding MOSC domain-containing protein, whose translation MADTHAALTLSDLYLYPVKSLGGFRVPEAAVELRGLRHDRRWLLVDARGRFLTQRTLPAMALLHLEYAHNGFIVRHIQRPELKPLLVPFEAEHKGTQFVTVWDDMVFAYRGLREHDEWFSEALGQPCRLVHMPDAALRAADGGDARGLVSFADAYPFLLIGQASLDDLNSRLAEPVPMNRFRPNLVVHGAEAYAEDAWGSFAIGGNAFEGIRTCGRCVLITTNQQTAERTPEPLRTLAQYRTVGNHVMFGLNVVGPEAGLLRVGDALEVFSRRN comes from the coding sequence ATGGCTGATACCCACGCTGCGCTTACGCTTTCCGATCTTTATCTATACCCCGTCAAATCCCTAGGTGGCTTTCGCGTGCCCGAAGCGGCCGTTGAGTTGCGCGGCCTGCGCCACGACCGCCGCTGGCTGCTGGTTGATGCGCGCGGCCGCTTTCTGACGCAGCGCACCCTGCCGGCCATGGCCTTGCTGCACCTCGAGTACGCCCACAACGGCTTCATTGTGCGCCACATTCAGCGCCCCGAGTTAAAACCCCTGCTGGTACCTTTCGAGGCCGAGCACAAAGGCACGCAGTTCGTAACCGTGTGGGACGACATGGTGTTTGCTTACCGCGGCCTGCGCGAGCACGACGAATGGTTTTCCGAAGCCCTAGGCCAGCCTTGCCGCCTGGTGCACATGCCCGACGCCGCTCTGCGCGCCGCCGACGGCGGCGACGCCCGCGGCCTCGTCAGCTTTGCCGATGCCTACCCCTTCCTGCTTATCGGCCAAGCCTCGCTCGACGACCTCAACAGCCGCCTTGCCGAGCCCGTGCCCATGAACCGCTTTCGGCCCAATTTGGTGGTGCACGGCGCCGAGGCCTACGCCGAGGATGCTTGGGGCAGCTTTGCCATTGGCGGCAACGCCTTCGAGGGCATACGCACCTGCGGCCGCTGCGTGCTCATCACCACCAATCAGCAAACGGCCGAGCGCACCCCCGAGCCGCTGCGCACGCTGGCGCAGTACCGCACCGTGGGCAACCACGTGATGTTTGGCCTGAACGTGGTAGGCCCCGAAGCCGGCCTGTTGCGCGTGGGCGATGCCCTCGAGGTGTTCAGCCGCCGCAATTAG